From one Rhizobium sp. CIAT894 genomic stretch:
- a CDS encoding NADH-quinone oxidoreductase subunit NuoF codes for MSVKVYVPRDAAALALGAEKVAKAIAQEIAARGLDAEIVRNGSRGMFWLEPLVEVEVAGRRIGYGPVKPRDVPALFDAGIVNGGDHPLCLGEVEDLPFLKEQTRLTFARCGVIDPLSLADYETHGGLAGLRRAVAMTSAEVVKEVTDSGLRGRGGAGFPTGIKWKTVLDAVGDRKYIVCNADEGDSGTFADRMIMEGDPFVLIEGMAIAGLATGATKGFVYTRSEYPHAIAVMSEAVGTARQAGILGPSVLGSGRAFDIEVRTGAGAYVCGEETALLNSLEGKRGVVRAKPPLPAHKGLFDRPTVINNVISLASVPVIMEKGAAFYRDFGMGRSRGTIPLQIAGNVRYGGLYETAFGLSLGDIIDRIGGGTATGRPVKAVQVGGPLGAYFPRALFDTPFDYEAFAAKDGLIGHAGLVVFDDTADMLKQARFAMEFCAVESCGKCTPCRIGSTRGVETADKIAHGIEPEKNRALLADLCNTMKFGSLCALGGFTPYPVMSAMTHFPEDFSPAPIAEAAE; via the coding sequence ATGAGCGTCAAGGTTTATGTTCCGCGCGATGCCGCTGCGCTGGCGCTCGGGGCCGAAAAGGTGGCAAAGGCGATTGCCCAGGAGATCGCCGCCCGCGGCCTCGATGCCGAGATCGTGCGCAACGGCTCGCGCGGAATGTTCTGGCTGGAGCCGCTCGTCGAGGTCGAGGTCGCCGGCAGGCGTATCGGCTACGGACCGGTGAAGCCGAGGGATGTGCCTGCATTGTTCGATGCGGGGATCGTCAATGGCGGCGACCACCCGCTCTGTCTCGGGGAGGTTGAAGACCTCCCGTTCCTGAAGGAACAGACCCGCCTGACTTTCGCCCGCTGCGGCGTCATCGATCCGCTTTCGCTTGCCGATTACGAGACGCATGGCGGCCTTGCCGGCCTTCGCCGCGCCGTTGCGATGACATCAGCCGAAGTCGTCAAGGAAGTCACCGATTCCGGCCTTCGCGGCCGTGGCGGTGCGGGTTTCCCCACAGGCATCAAATGGAAGACCGTTCTCGATGCGGTCGGCGACCGCAAATATATCGTCTGCAATGCCGATGAGGGCGACAGCGGCACCTTTGCCGACCGGATGATCATGGAGGGCGATCCCTTCGTGCTGATCGAGGGTATGGCGATCGCGGGACTTGCGACCGGCGCCACCAAGGGTTTCGTCTATACGCGTTCGGAATATCCGCATGCGATCGCTGTGATGAGCGAGGCTGTCGGTACCGCCCGGCAGGCAGGGATTCTCGGCCCGTCGGTGCTCGGCTCGGGCCGCGCCTTCGATATCGAGGTGCGCACCGGCGCCGGCGCCTATGTCTGCGGCGAGGAGACGGCCCTGCTGAACAGCCTCGAAGGCAAGCGCGGCGTCGTGCGCGCCAAGCCGCCGCTGCCGGCGCATAAGGGGCTGTTCGACCGTCCGACCGTCATCAACAACGTGATCTCGCTCGCTTCCGTGCCTGTGATCATGGAGAAGGGTGCTGCCTTCTATCGCGATTTCGGCATGGGCCGCTCGCGCGGCACCATTCCGCTGCAGATCGCCGGCAATGTCAGATATGGCGGTCTTTACGAAACCGCCTTCGGCCTGTCGCTCGGCGATATCATCGACAGGATCGGCGGCGGCACGGCGACGGGACGACCGGTCAAGGCGGTGCAGGTCGGCGGACCGCTCGGCGCCTATTTCCCGCGGGCACTGTTCGACACGCCGTTCGATTACGAAGCTTTCGCCGCCAAAGACGGGCTGATCGGCCATGCCGGCCTCGTCGTCTTCGACGACACCGCCGATATGCTGAAGCAGGCGCGTTTCGCCATGGAATTCTGCGCCGTCGAAAGCTGCGGCAAGTGCACGCCCTGCCGCATCGGCTCGACGCGCGGCGTCGAGACGGCCGACAAGATCGCCCATGGCATCGAGCCGGAGAAGAACCGGGCGCTGCTCGCCGATCTCTGCAACACGATGAAATTCGGCTCGCTCTGCGCGCTCGGCGGTTTCACGCCTTATCCTGTCATGAGCGCCATGACGCATTTCCCGGAAGATTTTTCGCCGGCGCCGATCGCGGAGGCGGCTGAGTGA
- a CDS encoding formate dehydrogenase subunit gamma yields MTIHIAEGDIAARTRAIIADLRFLEGPLLPILHEVQDEFGYIPQEAVPVIAEELNLSRAEVHGVVTFYHDYRDHPAGRHVLKLCRAEACQSMGGDAVAERVKTLLGIDFHQTTLDGSVTLEPVYCLGLCACAPSAMLDGEVYGRIDDQTAAELVAEARR; encoded by the coding sequence ATGACCATTCATATCGCCGAAGGCGATATTGCCGCGCGCACTCGTGCCATTATCGCCGATCTTCGCTTCCTTGAAGGGCCGCTGCTTCCCATTCTGCACGAGGTTCAGGACGAATTCGGCTATATCCCGCAGGAAGCCGTGCCTGTGATCGCGGAGGAACTGAACCTGTCCCGCGCCGAGGTGCATGGCGTAGTGACCTTCTATCATGATTATCGCGACCATCCGGCCGGCCGGCATGTGCTGAAGCTCTGTCGTGCCGAGGCCTGCCAGTCGATGGGCGGCGATGCGGTGGCCGAGCGTGTCAAGACGCTGCTCGGCATCGATTTTCACCAGACGACGCTCGACGGCAGTGTGACGCTGGAGCCGGTTTACTGTCTCGGTCTGTGCGCCTGCGCCCCGTCGGCGATGCTCGACGGCGAGGTCTATGGCCGGATCGACGATCAGACGGCGGCCGAACTCGTTGCGGAGGCACGCCGATGA
- the fdhD gene encoding formate dehydrogenase accessory sulfurtransferase FdhD, translated as MTFPTTARAPETARRNGLMHSGSRIVPEEVPIAFSYGGSSHAVMMATPADLEDFAVGFSLTEGIVTSRAEISGIEIVAGEQGIDVQVSLVDDVADRLRARRRSMAGPVGCGLCGIESIEQAVRPVPDVSASSLSLSHADIVSAVSLLNEAQPLHRETRAVHGAAFYRPGRGLTAVREDVGRHNALDKLCGAVIGAGERGGDGAVVVTSRLSVEMVQKAAILGSPVLIAISAPTALAIRTAEEAGMTLVALVRGEDFEIFTHPHRISPGNIADVA; from the coding sequence ATGACTTTCCCGACCACCGCCCGCGCCCCCGAAACCGCTCGTCGCAACGGTCTCATGCACAGCGGTTCGCGCATCGTGCCGGAGGAAGTGCCGATCGCCTTTTCCTATGGCGGCAGCTCGCATGCGGTGATGATGGCCACACCCGCCGATCTTGAGGATTTTGCCGTCGGCTTCAGTCTGACCGAAGGTATCGTCACCAGCCGAGCCGAAATATCCGGCATCGAAATCGTCGCGGGCGAGCAGGGGATCGATGTGCAGGTGAGCCTCGTCGATGACGTCGCCGATCGGCTGCGGGCACGACGCCGCAGCATGGCGGGGCCGGTTGGTTGCGGGCTCTGCGGCATCGAATCGATCGAACAGGCGGTGCGGCCGGTGCCGGACGTCTCGGCATCGTCGCTCTCGTTGTCGCATGCCGATATCGTCAGCGCCGTTTCCCTTCTGAACGAGGCGCAGCCGCTGCATCGCGAAACACGGGCAGTGCATGGCGCCGCCTTCTATCGTCCCGGCCGGGGCCTCACTGCCGTGCGCGAAGATGTCGGTCGTCACAATGCGCTGGATAAGCTCTGCGGCGCCGTCATCGGCGCTGGCGAAAGAGGCGGGGACGGCGCCGTCGTCGTTACCAGCCGGCTTTCGGTCGAGATGGTGCAGAAGGCGGCGATCCTCGGCAGCCCCGTGCTGATTGCAATATCCGCACCGACGGCTCTGGCCATCCGCACGGCCGAAGAGGCCGGCATGACGCTCGTCGCGCTGGTGCGCGGCGAGGATTTCGAGATTTTCACCCACCCGCACCGCATCTCGCCCGGAAACATCGCCGATGTCGCATGA
- a CDS encoding ABC transporter permease encodes MTSSQPSDSRLAALLAALIRGMPAFLAGCAFLAAWEIYVDLSGIKPSILPAPSRIVIQGWLNREALIANTWPTLGATLGGFALSLAFAFAASILMDFMPFMRRALLPVFIASQTLPLVAIAPLVVLWFGFGLVPKILLVALVTFFPLLVALLQGYESTDRDIAELLNSMKASRWRIFRLARLPSALPYFFAGLRISITYAVVGAIFAEYAGAARGLGIYILNAKNNFRPDLVLAAVLVSAVLTLCLFGLTLLIERLVMPWQPSGERRR; translated from the coding sequence ATGACATCGTCGCAACCATCGGATTCGCGCCTTGCCGCACTCCTCGCCGCTCTCATCCGGGGCATGCCCGCCTTTCTCGCCGGCTGCGCCTTTCTGGCGGCATGGGAAATCTATGTCGATCTCTCCGGCATCAAACCGTCGATCCTGCCGGCGCCTTCGCGCATCGTCATCCAGGGCTGGTTGAACCGCGAGGCGCTGATAGCGAACACCTGGCCGACGCTTGGGGCGACACTTGGCGGTTTCGCGCTGTCGCTTGCCTTCGCCTTCGCCGCGTCGATCCTCATGGATTTCATGCCCTTCATGCGCCGGGCGTTGCTGCCGGTCTTCATCGCCAGTCAGACCCTGCCGCTGGTGGCAATCGCCCCTCTTGTCGTCCTCTGGTTCGGTTTCGGTCTCGTGCCGAAGATCCTGCTGGTGGCGCTCGTCACCTTCTTTCCGCTGCTCGTCGCCCTGCTGCAGGGTTATGAATCGACCGACCGCGACATCGCCGAATTGCTGAACTCGATGAAGGCAAGCCGCTGGCGGATTTTCCGCCTGGCTCGGCTTCCCTCTGCGCTGCCCTATTTCTTCGCCGGCCTGAGGATCTCGATCACCTATGCCGTCGTCGGCGCGATCTTTGCCGAATATGCCGGTGCCGCCCGCGGCCTCGGCATTTATATTCTCAACGCCAAGAACAATTTCCGTCCCGACCTCGTGCTCGCCGCCGTCCTCGTCAGCGCCGTTCTGACACTCTGCCTTTTCGGGCTGACGCTGTTGATCGAGCGCCTCGTCATGCCCTGGCAGCCATCCGGGGAGCGGCGCCGATGA
- a CDS encoding LysR family transcriptional regulator: MIDKLEFFIALANEKHFGRAAEECGISQPTLSAAIRQLEDQLGVMLVQRGSRFQGLTPEGQRVLEWARRIVGDARTMREEMRAARRGLSGHIRLAAIPTALAMLSRITTPFQERHPGVTFSIVSRNSLQVLSMLENLEIDAGITYLENEPLGRVTSVPLYAERYHLITAAGSPLSDRDNVTWKEVGDLRLCLLTADMQNRRIINRHLTEAGASVHPTLESNSMIVLFSHVRTGRWASIMPRNVAISFGFPVEIRMIPIVEPEAHHLVGLVAPYREPFTPLVSALLHEARVLVQDEEL; this comes from the coding sequence ATGATCGACAAGCTGGAATTCTTTATCGCCCTTGCCAATGAAAAGCATTTCGGCCGTGCCGCCGAGGAGTGCGGGATTTCGCAGCCGACGCTTTCGGCCGCCATCCGCCAGCTCGAGGATCAATTGGGCGTCATGCTGGTGCAGCGCGGTTCGCGGTTCCAGGGGCTGACGCCGGAGGGGCAGCGCGTGCTCGAATGGGCCCGGCGCATCGTCGGCGACGCCCGCACCATGCGCGAGGAGATGCGCGCCGCCCGCCGCGGCCTTTCCGGCCATATCCGCCTCGCCGCTATCCCGACGGCGCTCGCCATGCTTTCGCGCATCACCACGCCCTTTCAGGAACGGCATCCCGGCGTGACCTTCTCAATCGTCTCGCGCAATTCGCTGCAGGTGCTGAGCATGCTCGAAAACCTCGAAATCGATGCCGGCATCACCTATCTCGAAAACGAGCCGCTCGGCCGTGTCACGAGCGTTCCGCTCTATGCCGAGCGTTATCATCTGATCACGGCCGCAGGCAGCCCGCTGTCCGATCGCGACAATGTGACCTGGAAGGAGGTCGGCGATCTTCGGCTTTGTCTATTGACCGCCGACATGCAGAATCGCCGAATCATCAATCGGCATCTGACGGAGGCAGGCGCGAGCGTGCATCCGACGCTCGAATCCAATTCGATGATCGTGCTGTTCTCGCATGTCAGGACCGGGCGTTGGGCCAGCATCATGCCGCGCAATGTTGCCATATCTTTTGGTTTTCCGGTGGAAATCCGCATGATTCCGATCGTCGAGCCGGAGGCTCATCATCTTGTCGGCCTTGTCGCGCCTTATCGCGAGCCCTTCACGCCGCTCGTGTCGGCCTTGCTGCACGAAGCCCGAGTGCTCGTGCAGGACGAGGAACTTTGA
- a CDS encoding metalloregulator ArsR/SmtB family transcription factor — MPLPKPEPGMTGQELHKLAGKAHEASDLLKALAHHTRLLILCILAKEERTVGEIENILGIQQAMVSQQLARLRLEGLVNTRRQGRLVYYSIGNVSVLAFLESLFDLFPIAENL; from the coding sequence ATGCCGTTGCCTAAACCGGAGCCGGGAATGACCGGCCAGGAATTGCACAAACTCGCTGGAAAAGCCCATGAGGCGAGCGATCTGTTGAAAGCTTTGGCGCATCACACCCGACTTCTGATCCTCTGCATCCTGGCGAAAGAGGAGCGGACGGTCGGTGAGATCGAAAATATTCTCGGCATACAGCAGGCGATGGTCTCGCAGCAGCTTGCGCGTTTGCGGCTCGAAGGCCTGGTCAATACGCGCCGCCAGGGCAGGCTGGTCTATTACAGCATCGGCAATGTCAGCGTGCTTGCCTTCCTCGAATCGCTGTTCGATCTTTTTCCGATTGCAGAAAATCTTTAA
- a CDS encoding formate dehydrogenase subunit delta encodes MSHDTKSKLVYMANQIATFFKSQPASEAVEGVANHINKFWEPRMRRQLFEILETEENGLDALVLQAAPMIRKPAAEANQVR; translated from the coding sequence ATGTCGCATGATACCAAGTCCAAGCTCGTCTATATGGCAAACCAGATCGCCACCTTCTTCAAGAGCCAGCCGGCAAGCGAGGCCGTGGAGGGGGTCGCCAATCACATCAACAAATTCTGGGAGCCGCGCATGCGGCGGCAATTGTTCGAAATTCTGGAGACGGAGGAAAACGGCCTGGATGCGCTCGTGCTCCAGGCCGCTCCCATGATCCGCAAACCGGCGGCGGAGGCCAACCAAGTCCGGTAA
- the soxR gene encoding redox-sensitive transcriptional activator SoxR — METIPTVPLGKLLTVGEVAERSGLAVSALHFYETKGLISSIRSRGNQRRYGRDVLRRLGIIKVAQRVGIPLAEIQAAFESLPQGRTPTATDWQTLSARWKDDLDARISQLSLLRDRLTGCIGCGCLSVDSCPLRNPGDRLGKEGPGARLLEAES; from the coding sequence ATGGAGACAATTCCTACAGTGCCGCTCGGCAAGCTCCTGACGGTCGGCGAGGTGGCTGAGCGCAGCGGCCTTGCCGTCTCGGCGCTGCATTTTTACGAAACCAAGGGACTGATCTCCAGCATTCGCAGCCGTGGCAACCAGCGCCGCTACGGGCGCGACGTGCTTCGCCGGCTCGGGATCATCAAGGTGGCGCAGCGTGTCGGCATTCCGCTTGCGGAAATCCAGGCCGCGTTCGAATCGCTGCCGCAGGGACGCACGCCGACGGCCACCGACTGGCAGACGCTGTCGGCCCGCTGGAAGGACGATCTCGACGCGCGAATCAGCCAGCTCAGCCTGCTGCGCGACCGCCTGACCGGCTGCATCGGCTGCGGTTGCCTGTCGGTCGATAGCTGTCCGCTGCGCAATCCCGGCGACCGGCTCGGCAAAGAAGGGCCGGGGGCTCGGCTTCTGGAGGCCGAAAGCTAA
- a CDS encoding NAD(P)H-dependent oxidoreductase, protein MKTSIRLAVIYGSTRKGRICERVVKWLTGESARFPQFDIDIIDPLEFALPSSRETAHPEIDRLAGRLGMADAFIIVTPEYNHSFTASLKSTIDLFFEPWQGKPVAFVCYGGISGGLRAVEQLRLVFAELHAVTIRDSVSFSAPWNRFDAAGRLHDPSDALHALDRMMAQLEWWTRALIAARSDRPYADIAA, encoded by the coding sequence ATGAAAACATCCATCAGGCTGGCGGTGATCTACGGAAGTACGAGAAAGGGCCGCATCTGCGAGAGGGTGGTCAAATGGCTGACAGGGGAAAGCGCCCGCTTCCCGCAATTCGATATCGACATCATCGACCCGCTCGAATTTGCGCTGCCGTCCAGCCGTGAAACGGCGCATCCTGAAATCGACAGGCTCGCCGGGCGGCTCGGCATGGCCGACGCCTTCATCATCGTCACGCCGGAATATAATCACAGCTTCACCGCGTCGTTGAAATCGACCATCGATCTGTTTTTCGAGCCATGGCAGGGCAAGCCGGTCGCCTTCGTTTGTTACGGCGGCATATCGGGCGGCCTGCGCGCGGTCGAGCAGCTGCGCCTCGTCTTTGCCGAACTGCACGCCGTCACCATCCGCGATTCGGTCAGCTTTTCCGCGCCATGGAACCGCTTCGACGCGGCCGGACGGCTTCATGACCCGAGCGACGCCCTGCACGCGCTCGACCGGATGATGGCGCAGCTGGAATGGTGGACCCGGGCGCTGATTGCCGCGCGGAGCGATCGTCCCTATGCCGACATCGCTGCCTGA
- the fdhF gene encoding formate dehydrogenase subunit alpha, with protein sequence MSLIHEIDYGTPASTSEVMVTLTIDGQQISVPEGTSIMRASMEAGIEVPKLCATDMIDAFGSCRLCLVEIEGRAGTPASCTTPVAANMVVHTQTGRLKDIRRGVMELYISDHPLDCLTCAANGDCELQDMAGAVGLRDVRYGYDGDNHVRARNNGEINLKWTPKDESNPYFTFDPSKCIVCSRCVRACEEVQGTFALTIEGRGFGSKVSSGAHEAFIDSECVSCGACVQACPTATLTEKSVIEIGQPEHSAITTCAYCGVGCSFKAEMRGEELVRMVPWKDGQANRGHSCVKGRFAYGYSTHKDRILNPMIREKISDPWREVSWDEAFAHVASEFRRIQYQYGRDAVGGITSSRCTNEETYLVQKLVRAGFGNNNVDTCARVCHSPTGYGLGQTFGTSAGTQNFDSVEQSDVVVIIGANPTDGHPVFASRLKKRLRQGAKLIVIDPRRTDIVRSPHVEASYHLPLKPGTNVAVMTALAHVIVTEGLYDERFIRERCDWSEFEDWAAFIAEPAHSPEQTEIFTGVPAADLRGAARLYAKGGNGAIYYGLGVTEHSQGSTTVIAIANLAMATGNIGRPGVGVNPLRGQNNVQGSCDMGSFPHELPGYRHISDDATRDIFEKLWGVKLNNEPGLRIPNMLDAAVDGSFKGLYVQGEDILQSDPDTKHVAAGLAAMECVVVQDLFLNETANYAHVFLPGSTFLEKDGTFTNAERRINRVRKVMTPRNGYGDWEVTQKLAQAMGLDWNYAHPSEIMDEIAATTPSFALVTYDYLDKMGSVQWPCNEKNPLGSPIMHIDGFVRGKGKFIRTEYVATDERTGPRFPLLLTTGRILSQYNVGAQTRRTENVVWHGEDRLEIHAHDAEQRGIRDGDWVKLVSRSGDTTLRALITDRVAPGVVYTTFHHPNTQANVITTDFSDWATNCPEYKVTAVQVSPSNGPSDWQMEYDEQARQSRRIAGKLEAAE encoded by the coding sequence ATGTCTCTCATCCATGAAATCGACTACGGCACTCCCGCTTCGACATCGGAGGTGATGGTGACGCTCACCATCGATGGGCAGCAGATCAGCGTGCCGGAGGGCACCTCGATCATGCGCGCTTCGATGGAGGCTGGCATCGAGGTGCCGAAGCTCTGCGCCACCGACATGATCGATGCCTTCGGTTCCTGCCGGCTCTGTCTCGTCGAGATCGAGGGCCGGGCCGGTACGCCGGCCTCCTGCACGACGCCGGTGGCGGCCAACATGGTGGTGCACACGCAGACGGGACGGCTGAAAGATATCCGCCGTGGCGTGATGGAGCTTTATATTTCCGACCACCCGCTCGACTGTCTGACCTGTGCTGCCAATGGTGATTGCGAATTGCAGGACATGGCGGGCGCCGTCGGCCTGCGCGACGTGCGCTATGGCTATGACGGCGACAACCATGTCAGGGCGCGCAACAATGGCGAGATCAATCTGAAATGGACGCCGAAGGACGAGTCCAATCCCTATTTCACCTTCGATCCTTCCAAATGCATCGTCTGTTCGCGCTGCGTGCGCGCCTGCGAGGAGGTGCAGGGCACTTTCGCGCTGACGATCGAGGGGCGCGGTTTCGGCTCCAAGGTTTCCTCGGGTGCACATGAAGCCTTCATCGATTCCGAATGTGTCTCCTGCGGCGCCTGCGTCCAGGCCTGCCCGACGGCGACGCTGACGGAAAAGTCGGTGATCGAGATCGGCCAGCCCGAACATTCGGCCATCACCACCTGCGCCTATTGCGGCGTCGGCTGTTCCTTCAAGGCGGAAATGCGCGGCGAGGAATTGGTGCGCATGGTGCCGTGGAAGGACGGCCAGGCCAATCGCGGCCATTCCTGCGTCAAGGGCCGCTTCGCTTACGGTTATTCCACCCATAAGGACCGTATCCTCAACCCGATGATCCGCGAAAAGATCAGCGATCCCTGGCGGGAGGTCAGCTGGGACGAGGCCTTCGCGCATGTGGCGTCGGAGTTTCGCCGCATCCAGTATCAATATGGCCGCGACGCGGTCGGTGGCATCACCTCGTCGCGCTGCACCAATGAGGAAACCTACCTCGTGCAGAAGCTGGTCCGGGCCGGCTTCGGTAACAACAATGTCGATACCTGCGCCCGCGTCTGCCATTCGCCGACCGGCTACGGCCTCGGCCAGACATTCGGCACGTCGGCCGGCACGCAGAATTTCGACAGCGTCGAGCAGTCCGATGTCGTCGTCATCATCGGCGCCAACCCGACCGACGGGCATCCGGTATTCGCCTCGCGGCTGAAGAAGCGGCTGCGCCAGGGCGCCAAGCTCATCGTCATCGATCCGCGCCGCACCGATATCGTCCGGTCGCCGCATGTCGAGGCCTCCTATCACCTGCCGCTGAAGCCCGGCACCAATGTCGCTGTCATGACGGCGCTGGCGCATGTGATCGTCACCGAAGGGCTCTATGACGAGCGCTTCATCCGCGAACGCTGCGACTGGTCGGAGTTCGAGGACTGGGCCGCCTTCATCGCCGAACCGGCGCACAGCCCGGAGCAGACCGAGATCTTCACCGGCGTGCCGGCGGCGGATCTGCGTGGTGCGGCACGGCTCTATGCCAAGGGCGGCAACGGCGCGATCTATTACGGTCTCGGCGTCACCGAACATAGCCAGGGCTCGACCACCGTCATCGCCATCGCCAACCTGGCGATGGCGACCGGCAATATCGGCCGTCCGGGCGTCGGCGTGAACCCGCTGCGCGGCCAGAACAACGTGCAGGGCTCGTGCGACATGGGCTCCTTCCCGCACGAACTGCCGGGCTACCGGCATATTTCCGACGATGCGACGCGCGATATCTTCGAAAAGCTCTGGGGCGTGAAGCTCAACAACGAGCCCGGCCTGCGCATTCCGAACATGCTGGATGCGGCGGTCGACGGCTCCTTCAAGGGCCTCTACGTCCAGGGCGAGGATATTCTCCAGTCCGATCCCGATACGAAACATGTCGCCGCCGGCCTTGCGGCGATGGAATGCGTCGTCGTGCAGGATCTGTTCCTCAACGAGACCGCCAATTATGCCCATGTCTTCCTGCCGGGCTCGACCTTCCTCGAGAAGGACGGCACCTTCACCAATGCCGAGCGCCGCATCAACCGCGTGCGCAAGGTCATGACGCCGCGGAACGGCTATGGCGATTGGGAAGTGACGCAGAAGCTTGCCCAGGCGATGGGGCTCGACTGGAACTACGCCCATCCGTCGGAGATCATGGACGAGATCGCCGCGACCACGCCGAGTTTCGCGCTTGTAACCTACGACTATCTGGACAAGATGGGCTCGGTGCAGTGGCCCTGCAACGAAAAGAACCCGCTCGGCTCGCCGATCATGCATATCGATGGCTTCGTGCGCGGCAAGGGCAAGTTCATCCGCACCGAATATGTGGCGACCGACGAACGCACCGGGCCGCGCTTCCCGCTGCTGCTGACGACTGGCCGCATCCTCAGCCAGTATAATGTCGGAGCGCAGACGCGGCGGACCGAGAATGTCGTCTGGCACGGGGAAGACCGGCTGGAAATTCACGCGCATGATGCCGAACAGCGCGGCATTCGCGACGGCGACTGGGTGAAACTCGTCAGCCGCTCCGGCGATACGACGCTGCGGGCACTGATCACCGATCGTGTTGCGCCCGGCGTCGTCTATACCACCTTCCATCATCCCAATACGCAGGCGAACGTCATCACCACCGATTTCTCCGACTGGGCGACGAACTGCCCGGAATATAAGGTGACGGCGGTGCAGGTCTCGCCCTCCAACGGGCCGAGCGACTGGCAGATGGAATATGACGAGCAGGCACGGCAATCGCGCCGCATTGCCGGCAAGCTCGAAGCGGCGGAGTGA
- a CDS encoding SDR family oxidoreductase, producing MFHPRLFENRNVVVTGAGRGIGLEVARQFLDCGAKVIVHTGRKPGRDLPDFLLTAETERRALLLHADFSAVGGAAQFAEDVLAFFDRVHVLVNNAGTMLGRFPAATLTDAEYEAVIRLNQTSVVALTRALLPALKAAEGAAIVNTVSISALTGGSPGSSIYSASKAFVATYSKALARELAPDAIRVNCVSPGTIETDFHERYSSREKLEQTRKSIPLQRLGTAEDCAPAYLFLAAPSLSGYITGQVVEINGGQLIC from the coding sequence GTGTTTCATCCCAGACTGTTCGAAAATCGCAATGTCGTCGTAACCGGCGCCGGCCGCGGCATCGGCCTCGAAGTCGCCCGGCAGTTTCTCGACTGCGGCGCCAAGGTGATCGTCCATACCGGGCGGAAGCCCGGACGCGACCTGCCGGATTTCCTGCTGACGGCTGAAACCGAAAGACGGGCGCTGCTGCTGCATGCCGATTTTTCCGCCGTCGGCGGAGCGGCGCAATTTGCAGAAGATGTTCTTGCTTTCTTCGACAGGGTGCATGTGCTCGTCAACAATGCCGGCACCATGCTTGGCCGGTTTCCCGCCGCCACGCTGACCGACGCCGAATATGAGGCGGTCATACGGCTCAACCAGACATCGGTGGTGGCGCTGACGCGCGCCTTGCTGCCGGCATTGAAGGCCGCCGAGGGCGCTGCCATCGTCAACACCGTCTCGATTTCGGCGCTGACCGGCGGCAGCCCCGGCTCCTCGATCTATTCGGCCTCGAAAGCCTTCGTTGCGACCTATTCCAAGGCGCTCGCCCGGGAGCTTGCCCCGGATGCAATCCGCGTCAACTGCGTCTCTCCGGGAACGATCGAGACGGATTTCCACGAGCGCTATTCCTCCCGCGAAAAGCTGGAGCAGACCAGAAAATCCATCCCGCTACAGCGGCTCGGCACGGCGGAGGATTGCGCTCCCGCCTATCTGTTCCTGGCGGCTCCCTCGCTGTCGGGATACATTACCGGCCAGGTGGTCGAGATCAATGGCGGACAGCTTATCTGCTGA